DNA sequence from the Treponema sp. OMZ 838 genome:
CCCCACGCAAGAAGATATTGCCGCACAGTTCGGCAAAGATAAAACCGATGCAAGCAGAACAATAAGCAGTTTTATTAAAAAACTGCAAAAAATCTGTCAACCGGCAGAATAAATGACTATAGTAACCATAGGAGGCTGAAAACACAATGAGTTGTACAAAAGACGAAGTAATAGCAAAAATTATTGCCGTAGTAAAAAACTTTGACGGTAAAAGGAATCCCTCTGTAATTATGCAAAAATTAGGCTGGAATAAAGACACCGTCAATGATATGTGTAGTTTATTCAATGTCAGTAAATTCAGTGAAATTTTATCTCAGATACCGCAGATAAAAATGGAAAAAACGAATACGGTACTACATATGTACAGCTTGTACAGAATACCGAACACACACAATTAAATGCCAAGCAGGAGGAACCACAGATGGCAGAAACAATAAAACATCACGATAGGATATCAGTGCTTAAAAATGCGCTCAGCGAAGGTCTATACGAAAAAGACGAAGCGCTGCGCCTTGCACTTTTAACAGCAATTGCAGGGGAAAGTATTTTCTTTTTGGGTGCTCCCGGGTGTGCCAAAAGCATGCTTGCGCGGCGCGTTGTGCAAGCATTTAAGGCGGACGGAGCGGGAAGCGTTCAGTATTTTGAAACGCTCTTAAATCAATTTTCTACGCCGGAAGATGTGTTCGGCAATATTTCGCTCAAAGCCTTGAACGGCGAAGGTGAAAGCGGCAAAGAAGAATACCGCCGCCTCACAGAGAACATGCTACCCGAAGCGGATATCGCCTTTCTCGATGAAATTTGGAAGGCAAGTCCCGCAATCCTCAATACACTTCTTACCATCATAAACGAGCGGAAATTTCATAACGGCAGTAAAGTACAGGACGTACCTCTAAAAGCTTTACTTGCTGCGTCAAACGAACTGCCTGCAAAAGACCGCGGGCTTGAAGCTTTGTATGACCGGTTCATTATTCGTTTACCTATCGGTTTTATTCAAAACGAAGATAGCTTTTTTGATATGGTAGAAGGTTCGTCCTCTGAATTTGAACTTTCCGATGAGATTAAAAAATTGCAGATTTCCAACGAGGACTTAAAAAACTGGAAAACACAGATCGACGCAGTGCAGCTTTCAGAAGAATCACGAGCGGTTATTTCTGCAATCCGTAAAGAACTGACGGTGCAGAATGAGACATTGAGCGAAGAAGAAAAAGCTGCCGGTGAATCATTTGCAATCGGCGACCGCCGTTGGAAAAAAATAGTGCGCATCTTAAAGACATCCGCATTTTTGAACGACCGTACAGAAGTAGATTTAATGGACTGTCAGCTGATTGAATACTGCATCTGGAGCACGGGAAAACAGCAGAAAAAGGTACGCCAAATCGTAGAGACGTGCATTCAACAAAACGGACTGGATTGCGATACTGCGATAGATGACATTAACGACCGGATTGAAGAGTTTACAGCAAAAGTTGAGAAAGATTGGTTTGAAACAGTAACAGAATCTGCAACTGATAAAATTATTACGATCGATAATCAAGAATGCTATGAGTGTATACGCAGGGGAACAAGTGAAACGTGGTACATTACTGTGGGTAAAGGAAAGCATAATTTATCGAATACCTATCACGATGTTTATGATTCAAATAAAACATATGATACAAGTGATAGCTTTAAGAAAACAGATGATCAAATTTCATGTCATCATATTTTTAGGGTAAAGAAAAATTCCGCAACAACTCATTTTGAACAAAAAAAATTCTCCGATATTGCTCAAGAAACCTCACAAAAGAATTTTGACAAAGCATATTATAAGCCTATTGTGGATGAAATCCATACTGAAATTAAGGCGCTAAAAGACAAAAAAGAAGCGGATGCGGTACCCTTTAAAGCAAACCTCTTTGCAAATCAGGATTATAATAAAAGTCTTACTGCAAAACTGGATGAGGCAATCCGGCAGCTTCAAGATGCGGAAATCACACTTGCTAAACAGCATAACAGGTATTTCAACGCAGAACTCAATACGGATTTTTCAGAAGGAGATGTTATTCTCAAAGACGGAACCGCTTTTTCTTCGGAAGAAATTAAAAATCTGACAGAGGAACAGAAAAAAAATGTGATTGCAGTTGTGTGCATTGCTGACGATAAAACCTTTGCTATCGGTATAAGTGAAAAGAAACTGGCATGGAATGCACTCAAAGAATATGCCCTTCATTACGGCGATGCCTTACCAAAAGACTACGCAGCAAATTGGAGTGTTCCCGACAAAGCTCAACTGTATGCAATATGGAAAAACAGAGATAAGCTCAATACTTCTTTAACCGCACTCGGCATTCAAGGAGGACTGCTTACTCCACAGGAATACTGGTCGGCATCCGAAAACGGAGAAGCGGCAGCCTTCTATCAACTTTTTGATGAGAACGGTTTGCAAGACCATACAACAAAAGATCATGAGTATGCGGTTCGCACTATCCGTGAATGGAATAAAATATAGTGAACGATACGAATACATCCCGTGAAGCCCTTACCGCATTGAAGCAAAAGTATTCCGGCGGCATGCCCGATGTCTACCGGCTTTCAGATGAACAGAAAGCATGGCTTGAGCTGAAAATACAGATGCTTGCAGAAGGGCTTCAGCCGCCGCAGCCGGTTATGGAATTGCACAAAATCCGCAACCGGCTTGCACATGCAACGGAAGATATTCCCGATAAGGAATTGCAAAAGATGGTTTCATTTGTATTTGACAATATGGAAGAGATTAGAGCTTTAATAGAAACAGGATGCACTGATGACGAGAAAAGATAGAAACTCAAGAAAATATAGCAGGAAAGCATTGCGCCCTATTGAAGAAATGAGTGAAAAATACCCTTCCGGTATTTCCGATGTTACAGCAATCAATGAAGAAGCGCGTGCATGGCTGCAAATAAAAATGCAGCAGCTACGGGAATGTTTAACAAAAGTATGGTTTTCTTCAAAGCCTTGTTGGTGGGAACCGCTCCGTCTAACACGGAATAGAACCGCACACCAAACGGAAGATTTAAGCGATAATGCATTTTTCAATCTGTGCAGCACACTATTTTCCAACATCGGTAACATAAAACAAAATTTAAACGCAAACATTCAACGCTATAAGCAGCAATCGAAGAAAAAGCGAAAGTTTGAAAAAAATGCTGCCCCTGAATCTGCATTTGGTTCAACTCTGGAACGGAAGCAGTTGGTTGATGCGATCGAAGATGCCATACAGCCTGTTGAGCCGGAAGACATCCCCATTGCTTTTCCGCAGAATACATTTGCGCAGGTTGCACAGCATACGCTTTCCGAAATTCTGAATACGCAAGATGTACAAAAGTATATGCAAAGTCATGCAGGACTTTCCGAAAATATTCAGACCGACCTTTTGGAATGGCTGCAAAAGACACACGGCACATTGGAAAAAGAAAATCCGTTTTTCGATGAAGCAATCTTTGTTGCACAGCAGAAAAAGCAGTCTGCAGAAGAAATTGCAGCCGATCTTTCTGCGGAAAAGTCAAAAATACAGTATCACTATAAACGCCTTCCGTCAGTTAGCGATTCAAAACGCGGAACTATTCAGGAAAGTACGCTGGACTTTGATTTTTACCGCAAAGCATTTGTCGAGCAAAAACACATCACCGATAGTGCAGCAGACGATACCGCGAAAACAGTCCCAGCAGAGGAAGCACAAACGTCTCCGGAAGCAAGTATACGGGTAGACGATATGCAAGCAGAAAACACTCCCGGAAAAAATGAGCAAGTAAATACTACCCATGCAAAAACCGTAATACAGAAAACGAAAAATAATGAAAAAAATACGCTTCAATGGGAATCGCCGGAAAAACTTGAAGCGCTGCGCAGAAACTTTATTGCCGATATGGAAAAAAATCTCATCGAACGCAAAACAAAGTGGGAGCAGGAGAGGATCGATACTATGCGAAAGCAGTTTTTGGAGGAGCTGTATAAAAAAATACAAAACTTTATGCGGCTTGAAAAACTACTTACGCCGTTCACTAAAAATTTCGGAAGGCTCTGGGATTTATCCAAGCATCCCTTTGAAACAAGCGGGTTTGAAATTCTTGACACCTTTGCCAAACTTCTGGAACAAGATGAATCGCTGCAGGAACTTGCCGACCTTCTCGGCAGGCAAAGCCGTACACAAGTGGTGTTTGAAAAAGAGCTGCGGGATAAAATCGTTATAACAACGGAGTGGCACCCGCAACCTGCATACCGCGGAGAGATAAACGGACTTAAGTATTCAAACGATATTGCAGCGGCTCTTCCTTGTGAACTTGCTCTATTGAAAAATCCTGCGGCAAAAAAACTCTTTCAGCTGAAATGTGCGCAAAAACAGCTCCTGTCATTTGAGTATCAAAATGAGCAAGAGGAATTAAAAGAAAGTATCGAGCAAGAAGAGGTAACGATGGAAAAGCAAGAACCCAAGGGACCGATTATCATCTGCGTTGACACAAGCGGCTCTATGCACGGCACTCCGGAGAATATTGCAAAAACAGTAGCATTTGCACTGGCAAAGATCGCCGCAGAACAGGAACGGCTTTGCTATATCATCTCGTTTTCCACGGATATTGAAACACTGGAAGTAAAACCGAATGAGGATATGGAATTGACAAATGCGGACGGAGGCAACTACCTGCAAAAACTGGTACGTTTTTTACGTATGTCGTTTAACGGCGGAACCGATGCAGAACCTGCGCTGCGGAAAGCGCTTAACATGCTTGCAGGCAGCGATACTGCAACAGGATATAAAAATGCCGATGTACTGATGATCTCGGACTTCGTAATGGGCAATCTTTCAGCTGACCTTGTTACCGCTATCGAACAGGAAAAAGAAAAGAACACCGGCTTTTACAGCCTTGTTATCGGAGCAAGCGGCAACAAAAATACCATCGCCTGTTTTAATCACAACTGGCTGTACGACACCAATGATACCCGCGCGTCCCGGCATCTTGTTGAACAGCTGCATGAACTGAAAACGCGGAAATAACAAGCCCCTTGTCACACCGACAACATGAACACTATATCTATGCAGCGCCGCGGTTTTATAGCTTTCGGACAGCCCCACACCCATCCTTATCTATCAATAAAAGCTATGCTATAATAATCGACACATCCTTCAAAAGTACGTGAGCAGAAAATATGATAGATATTTGCAAAGATTTAAATGAACATCAAAAACTGGCGGTAAAAACGGATGAAAATGCCGTTGTGGCGGCGGGAGCCGGTTCGGGCAAGACGAAGGTTCTGGCAAGCCGGTATGTGTACCTGATTACCGAAAAAAACTATCAGGTTGAACATATCCTTGCCCTCACCTTTACGGACAAGGCGGCGGCGGAAATGCACCGGCGTATTTATCGGGAGCTGCAAAAGATGTATGCGGGAACCGATGATGCAACACAGCGAAAACGTGCCGGTGCTGCATTGGATTCTTTTTTTAAGGCGCAAATTATGACTATCGATGCATTCTGTCATAAGATTGCCGTAACCGCATGCCGGCGCTTCGGTATCAGTCCGGATTTCACTATCGACCTTACCGAATCGAAACGGCTCGCCTATAACCTTTCGCTCGATTTTTTCCTTGAACACCGCGCGGACACAAACCTGCAATATCTGCTCGGCGATAAACCGATTACCGATTTTATCAACGACTTTTTTGTCAAAATATTAAACGATTACGTTACAGTCTCCCGCCCGATTGATTTTTCTGAGGCCTTGCAGAATCAGCTGGCCGCTGCCGAACCATTATTTACCGGCTATCGCAAACAAGCCGAACGCATTCTCGGAGATATTGCCGCTCATCTTGAAGGAACCGATAACTACATCAGCGCAGTAAAAGAAGCATACGGGCAACTCCCCGAATTCCCGTTTACACTGACCGATCCGCAGCTACCGTTCTTTCTTGAACGGCTGAAAGCGATTTGCAGCGTTAAAAAAACGATGGGTTCAAAAAAGGATGAGGACGTAAAAGCGTGCAAGGCGCTCTGCGGTGAACTGAGCGAAAGCTCCGGCCGCTTGCAAAGTCTGTATCATTTTTATGCACACAAAGAGCAGATGCAAAAGATATACGCGCTTTGCAGTGTTTTGCAGGAACGCTTCATTGCCGAAAAAAAGCGGAGAAGCATACTGCATTTCGGCGACATTGCGCAGCTCGCTGTTGACGCGCTCATCACCGATCCCGACTTGCGGCTTTTTTACAAAAAACAAACCCATCGGATTATGATCGATGAATTTCAGGATAATAATAGCCTGCAGCGCGATCTCTTGTTCCTGCTTGCGGAAAAAGAAGAACGTACCGACCAATCGATACCCACGCCGGACGAGCTGGTGCCGGATAAACTTTTCTTTGTCGGGGACGAAAAACAATCGATCTATGCGTTTCGGGGCGCCGATGTTTCGGTGTTCCGTACGCTGTCGCAGGATTTACGGCAAGGCGGCGGCTCCGCTTCGATTAACCTGCAAACAAATTACCGCACTGAACCTGAACTGCTCAACTTTTTTAATAGTGTATTTATGCGGGTCTTTTATTCGGAAACCAATCAGCCCCTTATCGACACCGTGCCTGCGTTTGAAGCGGAATTTATCCCCATCCTCAGCAGGGAGGCGGTTCCCCATTTAGCGCCTCAGACGGATATCTTCTTTATCGACAAAAAACGCTTTCCAAAAGACGTCGACACCGATACCGCCTTCCTCAAACCGATTGAATGCGAGGCGTATACGCTTGCACAAAAAATAGCCGCGCTCCATGACGAACACTACCTTGTATACGATGACGCCTCACAGTCTACCCGTCCCTGTACATGGTCGGATTTTGCCGTGCTGCTGCGCGCTTCAACGCATCAAGCAGTCTACGAGCGGTTTTTCCGTGCATTTAAAATCCCCTATATTTCCGTACAGCAAAAAGGATTATTCCACGACGCACCGCTCAACGATATCTGCGCCTTGCTCCGCTTAGCGGTGTATCCGCATGACAGAGCCGTGTATGCCCAAGTACTCCGCTCACCATTTGTCCGCCTCAGCGACCGCTCTTTTACCCGATTGATGCTGCACAGCCTTGAGCATGAACTTCAGCCTTTTGATCTCTCCGCTGCCGAAGAATTGGATGCGGAAGACCGGCAGTATTTCTTAAATGCCTGCGCTCTTTTTGAGCGGCTCCAAGGCTCTATCAAAAAAAAGAGTAATGCCGAATTGATTACCGCACTGTGGTATGACGAAGGATACCGGTACCTATTGCTTACGGAGCCGCGCTACCACCGCTATCTGGAACTATACGAC
Encoded proteins:
- a CDS encoding AAA family ATPase, producing MAETIKHHDRISVLKNALSEGLYEKDEALRLALLTAIAGESIFFLGAPGCAKSMLARRVVQAFKADGAGSVQYFETLLNQFSTPEDVFGNISLKALNGEGESGKEEYRRLTENMLPEADIAFLDEIWKASPAILNTLLTIINERKFHNGSKVQDVPLKALLAASNELPAKDRGLEALYDRFIIRLPIGFIQNEDSFFDMVEGSSSEFELSDEIKKLQISNEDLKNWKTQIDAVQLSEESRAVISAIRKELTVQNETLSEEEKAAGESFAIGDRRWKKIVRILKTSAFLNDRTEVDLMDCQLIEYCIWSTGKQQKKVRQIVETCIQQNGLDCDTAIDDINDRIEEFTAKVEKDWFETVTESATDKIITIDNQECYECIRRGTSETWYITVGKGKHNLSNTYHDVYDSNKTYDTSDSFKKTDDQISCHHIFRVKKNSATTHFEQKKFSDIAQETSQKNFDKAYYKPIVDEIHTEIKALKDKKEADAVPFKANLFANQDYNKSLTAKLDEAIRQLQDAEITLAKQHNRYFNAELNTDFSEGDVILKDGTAFSSEEIKNLTEEQKKNVIAVVCIADDKTFAIGISEKKLAWNALKEYALHYGDALPKDYAANWSVPDKAQLYAIWKNRDKLNTSLTALGIQGGLLTPQEYWSASENGEAAAFYQLFDENGLQDHTTKDHEYAVRTIREWNKI
- a CDS encoding VWA domain-containing protein, giving the protein MTRKDRNSRKYSRKALRPIEEMSEKYPSGISDVTAINEEARAWLQIKMQQLRECLTKVWFSSKPCWWEPLRLTRNRTAHQTEDLSDNAFFNLCSTLFSNIGNIKQNLNANIQRYKQQSKKKRKFEKNAAPESAFGSTLERKQLVDAIEDAIQPVEPEDIPIAFPQNTFAQVAQHTLSEILNTQDVQKYMQSHAGLSENIQTDLLEWLQKTHGTLEKENPFFDEAIFVAQQKKQSAEEIAADLSAEKSKIQYHYKRLPSVSDSKRGTIQESTLDFDFYRKAFVEQKHITDSAADDTAKTVPAEEAQTSPEASIRVDDMQAENTPGKNEQVNTTHAKTVIQKTKNNEKNTLQWESPEKLEALRRNFIADMEKNLIERKTKWEQERIDTMRKQFLEELYKKIQNFMRLEKLLTPFTKNFGRLWDLSKHPFETSGFEILDTFAKLLEQDESLQELADLLGRQSRTQVVFEKELRDKIVITTEWHPQPAYRGEINGLKYSNDIAAALPCELALLKNPAAKKLFQLKCAQKQLLSFEYQNEQEELKESIEQEEVTMEKQEPKGPIIICVDTSGSMHGTPENIAKTVAFALAKIAAEQERLCYIISFSTDIETLEVKPNEDMELTNADGGNYLQKLVRFLRMSFNGGTDAEPALRKALNMLAGSDTATGYKNADVLMISDFVMGNLSADLVTAIEQEKEKNTGFYSLVIGASGNKNTIACFNHNWLYDTNDTRASRHLVEQLHELKTRK
- a CDS encoding exodeoxyribonuclease V subunit beta, translated to MIDICKDLNEHQKLAVKTDENAVVAAGAGSGKTKVLASRYVYLITEKNYQVEHILALTFTDKAAAEMHRRIYRELQKMYAGTDDATQRKRAGAALDSFFKAQIMTIDAFCHKIAVTACRRFGISPDFTIDLTESKRLAYNLSLDFFLEHRADTNLQYLLGDKPITDFINDFFVKILNDYVTVSRPIDFSEALQNQLAAAEPLFTGYRKQAERILGDIAAHLEGTDNYISAVKEAYGQLPEFPFTLTDPQLPFFLERLKAICSVKKTMGSKKDEDVKACKALCGELSESSGRLQSLYHFYAHKEQMQKIYALCSVLQERFIAEKKRRSILHFGDIAQLAVDALITDPDLRLFYKKQTHRIMIDEFQDNNSLQRDLLFLLAEKEERTDQSIPTPDELVPDKLFFVGDEKQSIYAFRGADVSVFRTLSQDLRQGGGSASINLQTNYRTEPELLNFFNSVFMRVFYSETNQPLIDTVPAFEAEFIPILSREAVPHLAPQTDIFFIDKKRFPKDVDTDTAFLKPIECEAYTLAQKIAALHDEHYLVYDDASQSTRPCTWSDFAVLLRASTHQAVYERFFRAFKIPYISVQQKGLFHDAPLNDICALLRLAVYPHDRAVYAQVLRSPFVRLSDRSFTRLMLHSLEHELQPFDLSAAEELDAEDRQYFLNACALFERLQGSIKKKSNAELITALWYDEGYRYLLLTEPRYHRYLELYDYLFALAVKADAAGQSLSAFIDTLISYIHAEERVEDMEIPLEHGGDAVKIMTVHKSKGLEFPIVCIPDCGNAGKSEKKEGLVFLHKDLGPVIHLPPETKNDPSANIFFEELRQEANAKHLAETKRLLYVAVTRAKVRLLMSGVQETGGDIEELPETPRVLEEIRQQLVQPQKEENNRSFFQLLLPALSGDINCVHFTEVLPLPASTVQHTAEDRQRFNLDETRALYRQAAEKNFPLAEPRVIPATQFEKDRQWLHLSEAPLAMLQSKEAQSIEHSQTMAQSKTMKHTELNENIGQGDNTGEKDGDELSSTEFGTLVHKAMEARFLDRPCTLPAKYAREVEKLCSAFLSSPLGQKAAEASFRKTEYGFLTLYEGKLVIGQIDLLFEYEDTAYIIDYKTDQKIYPEQHRRQLLIYKAAVENFYKMEGFGQDTGGQQSPKSVKAYIFYLRSKTAVEVV